The region GCGAGCCCTTCTCGGCCAGCACGCCGATGACCTCGAAGGGGATGCCGCGGATGCGAATCGTCTCGCCCACCAGCGCGGAGGAGTCCCGCAGCCCCAGCTGTCCGGCCGCCAGCGCGCCGAGCACCACCACGCGGCGCCGGCCCTTGTCCTCCGCGTCGGTGAAGAGCCGCCCCGAGACGATGTTCGACTCGTTGATGTTGAAGTACGCCGGCCACGTGCCGACCACGGACAGGTTCGCGTTGCCCGCGCCGTACTCCACCTGGAAGCGCGACTCGATCTCCGGCGCCACGTTCTGGAGGTGCTTGGGGTTGGCGCGCAGCGCCTCCGCGTCGTCGATGGTCATGGTGGCCTGACCTCGGCCGAGACCGCCGGAGAAGGACTGTCCGGGGCGCACCGTGAGGACGTTCGTCCCCAGCGTCTTGAGCCGCTGCTCCACCGAGCGCTGGGCTCCCTCGCCCAGCGCCACCATGGTGATGACCGCCGCGATGCCGATGACGATGCCCAACATCGTCAGCAGGGAGCGCAGCTTGTTGGCGAGGACCGCGTCGAACGCGACCCGGATGATTTCTCCCATGACCTGTCCTCCTCCTCCTGCCGCCGACTACCGTCCGCCGCGCATTCCGCCGCCGCCCGCGCCCGGAATCATCCCGGCCGACTGACGCATGCGCTCCGAGCGCTGCTGCTGTTGCTGCTGGAGCTGCGCCACCGACACGAGCATCACCTGGTCACCCTCCGTCAGGCCGCTCAGCACCTCGGAGCTCTCCCAGTCGCTCAGCCCCAGCGTGACCCGGCGCGGCTCCGGTCCGTTCGGCCCCTTCACGAAGACGATTCCCGGCCGCGTGTCGCCCGTGCCCTGACGGCCCTCGCGTCCACCGCCCCGGTTGCGACGGCCTCCGCCCTCCGCGCCCGGCTCCGCGGCCTGCGCGCGCACGTTCACCGGCGTCGCTCCAGCCGGGGCCACCGCGCCCTTGTCCGCCGCGCCCTCGGGACGCGGGGCCGCGTCACCGCCCGGCGCCCCCGCGTTGCCGCTGCCGCCCGTCGGCCGCATCAGCGATCGCACGGACTCCTCGGTCAGCCCCACCGCGAGCGCCGCGGCGCGGGCGTCCCGCAGGCCCACGACGGCGGAGTTGGGGACGGTGATGGCGTCCCGCCGGCGCGAGATCTCAATCGCCACCTCCGCGTTCATGCCCGGCCGCAGCAGGCCCTCGGGGTTGTCCAGGCGCACCAGCACCGGGAAGAGGGTGACGTTCTGCTCCACCAGCGCCTGCGGTTCGATCTTCACGACCTCGCCGATGAACGTCCGGCCCGGGTAGGCCTCCATCGTCACGCGCGCCTTGAGGCCCGCCTTGAGCTGGCCCACGTCCGTCTCGTCCACCTTGGCGCGCACCTGCATCACCGACAGGTCCGCCATCTTGAACAGCGTGTTGCCGCCGGACACGTTGGAGATGGCCGAGGCGATGATCTGCCCGGGTTGAATCTGCCGCTCCAGCAGCGTGCCGGAGCTGGGCGCGCGGATGGTGACGTCCCGGCTGCGCTCCTTGGCGAGCTGGAGGTTCGTCTCCGCGCGCACCTTGGCCGCCCGCGCCGTGGCGAACGCGTCGATGGCGGACTCGTACTCCTGCTGGGTGACGTAGCCGGACTGCCGCAGCGACTCCATGCGCTGACGCTGGGCGTCCGTCGTGTTCAGCCGCACCCGCGCGGACTCCAGGTCCGCCTGGGCCTGCTCGAGCGCGTTCTGCACGTCGCGCGGGTCGATCTCCGCCAAGAGCGCGTCCTTCTCCACCTTGTCGCCGGTGTCGAAGAGCACGCGGAGCACCTCGCCGGAGGCCCTGGACTTCACCTCCACCACGCGCAGGGGCTCCACCAGGCCCGCGGACTCCGCGACGACCTCCATGTCCCGGCGCTCCACGACGGCCACCGCCGCCGAGCGCTCGGGCGCCTTCGGCTGGGTTCCCTGCTGGGTGGCGTACACGCCCGCGCCAATCAGCACCGCCGCGACACCCGTGATGACCACCTTCTTCACCTTGCTCACGACGACCTCCAAATCTTCGTGGCCTTCTCCATCTAGGAGACGGACCTGCTCAGTTCTTCTTCAGCTCGTCCCGCTCGATGACGCCGTCCTTCAGGAACAGCACCCGCTGCGCGTGCGCCGCGATGTCCGACTCGTGCGTGACGAGCATCAGCGTCTGTCCCTGCGAGTGCAGCTCCCCGAAGAGGGCCATGATCTCCTCGCCCGTGCGGCTGTCGAGCGCGCCCGTGGGCTCGTCCGCGAGCAGCAGCGCGGGCTGCGTCACCAATGCACGTGCAATCGCCACGCGCTGGCGCTGACCGCCGGACAGCTCGTTGGGGCGGTGGTCCTTGCGGCTGCCCAGGCCCACCTTGTCCAGCATGGCCGCGGCGCGCTCCAGGCGGAGCTTCTTGGGCACGCGCGCGTACACCAGAGGCAGCGCCACGTTGTCGAGCGCGGACGCGCGGGGCAGCAGGTTGAAGCTCTGGAACACGAAGCCCAGCTCGCGGTTGCGGATGCGCGCCAGCGCGTTCTCCGTCATGCCCGCCACCGGCTGGCCGTTGAGCCAGTACTGGCCGTCGCTCGGCACGTCCAGGCAGCCGATGAGGTTCATGAAGGTGGACTTGCCCGAGCCGGACGGGCCCATGACGGCCACGTACTCGTTGCGGCGGATGATGACGTCCACGCCGCGCAGCGCGCGCACCACCTCCGAGCCCATGGTGTAGTCCTTGCGCAGGCCCTCCGCTCGGATGACCACGTCCGCGATGTCGCGCGCCTTGTCGGCCGGTGCTCCTGTCGTGTCGTTCATGGGTGTCGTCACAGCTGCCTCCCGGCGAGCGCCTCCAGCTCCGCGTGCGCGATGCGATAGTCGAAGCGCGAGGACACGAGGTTGATCTCCGCCTGGACCAGGTTCTCCTGGGACGTCAGCAGCTCCAGGATGGTGGTGGCCCCCAGACGGTAGCGCTCTTCCTGCACCTTGAGGTCCTCGCGCGCCACCTCCACCGACTGCTCGGAGAGGCCGATGCGGTCGGCGGACAGGCGCAGCTGGTTGAGCGCCTGGTGGGCACCGGTGCGCACCGCGCGCCGCGTGTCCGCGAGCTGCACCTGCGACACCACCTCCGCCGTCTTCGCCCGCTGCACGCGCTCCTCGCGCAGGAAGCCGTCGAAGATGGGGTAGGAGAGGCCCAGACGGACGTTCCAGCTCGTCCTGCCGCCATTGAAGCTCGGGTCCTGGTTGAACCAGTCGTAGCCGGCCGACAGGCGCACCGTCGGCAGGTAGGTGGCCTTGGCCACGTCCACGCCCGCCGCGGTGGCGCTCAGCGTGGAGGCCGCCGCGAGCACCGCGGGCGCCTGCGCCTCCAGCTCCGACACCAGCGACTGGTCGGAGATGGCGAGCGGCTTCGGGTCCAGGTTCTCCGTGCCCTTGGCCTCCACCGCGCCCTCCGCGCCGATGAGCCGCCCGAGCGACAAGGACGCCGAGGCGCGCTGGGTCTCCGCCGTGCGCAGGGCATCGCGGGCCGTGGTGTGGTCCAGCTGCGCGCGCAGCAGGTCCGAGCGCGTCGCCGAGCCCACCGCCAACCGACGCTGCGCGGCCTCCTCGTTCTGTCGGGCCCGCTCGATTCGCGAGCGCGCCACGTTCTCCAGGCCCGTGCCGCGGAGGACCTCGTAGTACGCACGCTGCACGTCGAGCACCGCGCTGGCGCGCTGAGCCCTCAGCTGCGCGGAGGCCGCGCCCGACTGGGCCTTGGTCTGCTCGCGCGTGGCGCTGCGCTGGCCGCCGGTGAAGACGTTCCACCCGGTGCTCAGGCCCGCGCTGTAGTTGTCGGCCGAGCCGTTGATGACGGCGCCCGTCACCGGCTCGACGCGCTGGGTGCTGGAGAGCGAGCCGCTCGCGCTCGCTGACAGCGTGGGGATGTACGCACCCACGGCGCTGCGCTCGGCGGCGGCCGCGTTGGTGACGTTGCCCTCGGACTGCGCCACCGACGGGTTCGTCTTCAGCGCTCGCGCGATGGCCTCCTCGAGCGAGACGCTCGGCACCTCCGCCTGGGCCTGCTTCGTGATGCCCAGGTCCGTGGGCACCGCCTCGCTCGGAGCGCTCGACTCCGTGGGAGGTGTCGCGGCCTCCGCCGGAGTGGGCACCGCGCTCGCCTGGGCGAGGCCCAGGAGGGCGACCTTCGTGGGCGCATCCACGGGCATCAGCGTGGCGCCCTTCGTCGCGCCCGCCAGGCCCGTACCGGGCACCACCACCACGCCGAGCATCCCCAGGGTCAGCGCCGTCAGCCGCTGGGGCCGCCTCTTCAACCACGCTTTCCGGAGCATCGTCATCGCCGCCATGTCCCGTTGTAGGCCGGTGCGCTCCTGGCGCTCCGG is a window of Myxococcus guangdongensis DNA encoding:
- a CDS encoding efflux RND transporter periplasmic adaptor subunit, which gives rise to MSKVKKVVITGVAAVLIGAGVYATQQGTQPKAPERSAAVAVVERRDMEVVAESAGLVEPLRVVEVKSRASGEVLRVLFDTGDKVEKDALLAEIDPRDVQNALEQAQADLESARVRLNTTDAQRQRMESLRQSGYVTQQEYESAIDAFATARAAKVRAETNLQLAKERSRDVTIRAPSSGTLLERQIQPGQIIASAISNVSGGNTLFKMADLSVMQVRAKVDETDVGQLKAGLKARVTMEAYPGRTFIGEVVKIEPQALVEQNVTLFPVLVRLDNPEGLLRPGMNAEVAIEISRRRDAITVPNSAVVGLRDARAAALAVGLTEESVRSLMRPTGGSGNAGAPGGDAAPRPEGAADKGAVAPAGATPVNVRAQAAEPGAEGGGRRNRGGGREGRQGTGDTRPGIVFVKGPNGPEPRRVTLGLSDWESSEVLSGLTEGDQVMLVSVAQLQQQQQQRSERMRQSAGMIPGAGGGGMRGGR
- a CDS encoding ABC transporter ATP-binding protein; the protein is MNDTTGAPADKARDIADVVIRAEGLRKDYTMGSEVVRALRGVDVIIRRNEYVAVMGPSGSGKSTFMNLIGCLDVPSDGQYWLNGQPVAGMTENALARIRNRELGFVFQSFNLLPRASALDNVALPLVYARVPKKLRLERAAAMLDKVGLGSRKDHRPNELSGGQRQRVAIARALVTQPALLLADEPTGALDSRTGEEIMALFGELHSQGQTLMLVTHESDIAAHAQRVLFLKDGVIERDELKKN
- a CDS encoding TolC family protein; this encodes MKRRPQRLTALTLGMLGVVVVPGTGLAGATKGATLMPVDAPTKVALLGLAQASAVPTPAEAATPPTESSAPSEAVPTDLGITKQAQAEVPSVSLEEAIARALKTNPSVAQSEGNVTNAAAAERSAVGAYIPTLSASASGSLSSTQRVEPVTGAVINGSADNYSAGLSTGWNVFTGGQRSATREQTKAQSGAASAQLRAQRASAVLDVQRAYYEVLRGTGLENVARSRIERARQNEEAAQRRLAVGSATRSDLLRAQLDHTTARDALRTAETQRASASLSLGRLIGAEGAVEAKGTENLDPKPLAISDQSLVSELEAQAPAVLAAASTLSATAAGVDVAKATYLPTVRLSAGYDWFNQDPSFNGGRTSWNVRLGLSYPIFDGFLREERVQRAKTAEVVSQVQLADTRRAVRTGAHQALNQLRLSADRIGLSEQSVEVAREDLKVQEERYRLGATTILELLTSQENLVQAEINLVSSRFDYRIAHAELEALAGRQL